One Archocentrus centrarchus isolate MPI-CPG fArcCen1 chromosome 14, fArcCen1, whole genome shotgun sequence DNA window includes the following coding sequences:
- the atp1b2b gene encoding sodium/potassium-transporting ATPase subunit beta-2b isoform X1, protein MAKDGEKGDWKEFLWNPRTREFLGRTASSWGLIFLFYVIFYTFLAGLFALTMYVMLQTLDEHKPTWQDRLSTPGLVIRPHADEMFEIVYNKENTESWDMYAQALDKFLQPYNDSTQAQKNHECTPDKYFIQEDSGEVKNNPKRSCQFNRTVLQNCSGIEDRYYGYRDGQPCIIIKLNRVINLLPGTDNQTPYVTCGAKRYKVGKDQWKDDADKLGELVYFPPNGTINRMYFPYYGKKAQVNYSQPLVAVKFLNITLNEDVNIECKINANNIPTGSERDKFAGRVSFKLRINSNN, encoded by the exons ATGGcaaaagatggagaaaaaggCGATTGGAAGGAGTTTCTATGGAACCCGAGGACGAGGGAGTTTCTGGGCAGAACGGCGAGCAGCTGGG GCCTTATTTTTCTCTTCTATGTAATTTTCTACACCTTCCTTGCTGGCTTGTTTGCTCTCACCATGTACGTCATGCTGCAGACCCTGGATGAACACAAACCAACCTGGCAAGACAGGCTCTCTACACCAG GTTTGGTGATTAGACCTCATGCAGATGAAATGTTTGAAATTGTCTATAATAAAGAGAACACTGAGAGCTGGGACATGTACGCACAGGCACTGGACAAGTTCCTGCAAC CCTACAATGACTCCACCCAAGCCCAGAAAAATCATGAGTGCACCCCAGACAAGTACTTCATCCAGGAGGACAGCGGTGAGGTGAAGAACAACCCGAAACGCTCCTGTCAGTTCAACCGCACCGTCCTCCAGAACTGCTCTGGAATTGAAGATCGTTACTATGGATACCGAGATGGCCAGCCATGCATCATCATCAAGCTGAATCGG GTGATTAACTTGCTGCCAGGAACGGATAACCAGACTCCGTATGTCACCTGTGGTGCAAAG AGATACAAAGTTGGCAAAGATCAATGG AAAGATGACGCTGACAAACTTGGAGAGTTGGTTTACTTTCCTCCGAATGGCACCATCAACCGTATGTACTTCCCTTACTACGGCAAGAAAGCGCAG GTGAACTACTCTCAGCCCTTGGTTGCCGTCAAGTTCCTCAATATTACGCTCAATGAAGACGTGAACATTGAGTGCAAGATCAACGCCAACAACATTCCCACTGGAAGCGAAAGAGACAAGTTTGCTGGGCGAGTGTCTTTCAAGCTGAGGATCAACAGTAATAACTAG
- the atp1b2b gene encoding sodium/potassium-transporting ATPase subunit beta-2b isoform X2, producing the protein MAKDGEKGDWKEFLWNPRTREFLGRTASSWGLIFLFYVIFYTFLAGLFALTMYVMLQTLDEHKPTWQDRLSTPGLVIRPHADEMFEIVYNKENTESWDMYAQALDKFLQPYNDSTQAQKNHECTPDKYFIQEDSGEVKNNPKRSCQFNRTVLQNCSGIEDRYYGYRDGQPCIIIKLNRVINLLPGTDNQTPYVTCGAKKDDADKLGELVYFPPNGTINRMYFPYYGKKAQVNYSQPLVAVKFLNITLNEDVNIECKINANNIPTGSERDKFAGRVSFKLRINSNN; encoded by the exons ATGGcaaaagatggagaaaaaggCGATTGGAAGGAGTTTCTATGGAACCCGAGGACGAGGGAGTTTCTGGGCAGAACGGCGAGCAGCTGGG GCCTTATTTTTCTCTTCTATGTAATTTTCTACACCTTCCTTGCTGGCTTGTTTGCTCTCACCATGTACGTCATGCTGCAGACCCTGGATGAACACAAACCAACCTGGCAAGACAGGCTCTCTACACCAG GTTTGGTGATTAGACCTCATGCAGATGAAATGTTTGAAATTGTCTATAATAAAGAGAACACTGAGAGCTGGGACATGTACGCACAGGCACTGGACAAGTTCCTGCAAC CCTACAATGACTCCACCCAAGCCCAGAAAAATCATGAGTGCACCCCAGACAAGTACTTCATCCAGGAGGACAGCGGTGAGGTGAAGAACAACCCGAAACGCTCCTGTCAGTTCAACCGCACCGTCCTCCAGAACTGCTCTGGAATTGAAGATCGTTACTATGGATACCGAGATGGCCAGCCATGCATCATCATCAAGCTGAATCGG GTGATTAACTTGCTGCCAGGAACGGATAACCAGACTCCGTATGTCACCTGTGGTGCAAAG AAAGATGACGCTGACAAACTTGGAGAGTTGGTTTACTTTCCTCCGAATGGCACCATCAACCGTATGTACTTCCCTTACTACGGCAAGAAAGCGCAG GTGAACTACTCTCAGCCCTTGGTTGCCGTCAAGTTCCTCAATATTACGCTCAATGAAGACGTGAACATTGAGTGCAAGATCAACGCCAACAACATTCCCACTGGAAGCGAAAGAGACAAGTTTGCTGGGCGAGTGTCTTTCAAGCTGAGGATCAACAGTAATAACTAG
- the gltpd2b gene encoding glycolipid transfer protein domain-containing protein 2 has translation MGVKGKAAAAILILLLFLGSLWLQGGLDYHWDSCIKAYNQVNQLHQLSNSSGGDGAESQLQMCPGQAFQVSLLLSHLLAAPTSKSDVLLQPYLSSWDELMKFMDSLGPMVGLISKEIETKTSIIRQLTKLTEGNPEAELGPDQHSINSVQTQGGTKNKASLDTGPYRSVRSMILMELDQGLVSFHHLTDSGCRTLLRLHRALLWLKLFLEKLAETPAEGRLRSPSDLCREAYKSTLAHHHTWYVRKAAELAFIALPERSFFFRLVCVQNQEELSKLLSRVVQAIEEVYDRTQKALEENGMLDLP, from the exons ATGGGTGTGAAGGGCAAGGCTGCTGCAGCTATCTTGATTCTGCTGCTGTTCCTCGGCTCGCTGTGGCTAC AGGGTGGTTTGGATTATCACTGGGATTCTTGCATAAAAGCTTATAATCAAGTAAATCAG CTTCACCAGCTGTCCAACAGCAGTGGGGGCGATGGGGCTGAGAGCCAGCTTCAGATGTGCCCTGGTCAGGCCTTCCAGGTGTCACTTCTGCTCTCCCACCTGCTGGCTGCGCCAACGTCCAAATCTgatgtgctgctgcagccatATCTGTCCAGCTGGGATGAGCTCATGAA GTTCATGGATTCTCTGGGGCCAATGGTAGGACTGATATCTAAAGAGATAGAAACTAAGACCTCAATAATCCGTCAACTGACCAAGCTGACAGAGGGGAACCCTGAAGCAGAGCTAGGCCCAGATCAACATTCCATAAACTCTGTACAGACACAGGGTGGGACAAAGAATAAGGCCTCGCTGGACACTGGTCCTTACCGCTCTGTGCGCTCTATGATTTTGATGGAGCTGGATCAAGGCCTTGTGAGCTTCCACCACCTGACAGACTCTGGATGCCGGACTCTTCTGCGCCTGCATCGCGCTCTGCTTTGGCTGAAGCTCTTCTTGGAGAAGTTGGCCGAGACACCGGCGGAAGGCCGACTCAGGAGTCCCTCTGACCTGTGTCGTGAGGCCTACAAGAGCACCCTCGCCCACCACCATACCTGGTACGTGCGCAAGGCTGCTGAGCTAGCCTTCATTGCCCTGCCAGAGCGGAGCTTCTTTTTCAGgctggtgtgtgtgcagaacCAGGAGGAGCTGAGCAAACTGCTGAGCAGAGTGGTTCAGGCCATCGAAGAGGTTTATGACAGGACACAGAAAGCTCTGGAGGAAAATGGCATGCTGGACTTGCCATAG
- the chrne gene encoding acetylcholine receptor subunit epsilon, protein MMAVRNLWITFGVVTILGTLVGLVQCNQETELIGDLFKNYNKNTRPVVHPDDKVEVQIKLTLTNLISLNEKEETLTTNVWIEIQWSDYRLAWNASQYYGIKLIRVPCKTVWLPDIVLENNIDGKFDVAYYANVLIYDNGWIYWLPPAIYRSTCAIEITYFPFDYQNCTLAFRSQTYSANEVDLTLAFGETGEIIEWVDIDPQAFTENGEWAIVHRPARKMINTRYSPDDLEYQEIMFNLVIQRKPLFYIINVILPCSLISSLVVLAYFLPAQAGGQKLTVSISVLLAQTVFLFLIAQKIPETSLSVPLIGKYLIFVMCVTTLIATNQIVVLNFSLRSPSTHTMSQTLKYLFLKMVPRFLGMPPLVDDGEVTAEVNGVRERRRSSFGLMQRAEEYVLKQPRSEMMFDKQRERHGLTRSIVDSIDVSNTANLYKSLAQAAPEIKQCVDACNFIADSTRQQNTTGSEIESWVLIGKMVDKVCFWAAISLFIIGTVWIFLTGHFNRAPEFPFPGESKKYVPS, encoded by the exons ATGATGGCTGTGCGTAATCTTTGGATAACTTTTGGAGTTGTAACTATTCTTGGGACTTTAGTGGGACTGG TGCAATGTAATCAGGAGACAGAGCTGATCGGGGACTTGTtcaaaaactacaacaaaaatacACGTCCGGTGGTTCATCCTGACGACAAGGTTGAGGTTCAGATCAAGCTGACCCTCACTAACCTTATCTCCCTG AATGAAAAGGAGGAGACTCTTACAACCAATGTGTGGATTGAGATT CAATGGAGTGATTACCGCCTTGCCTGGAATGCATCTCAGTATTATGGCATTAAACTTATTCGTGTCCCGTGCAAAACTGTTTGGCTTCCCGACATAGTCCTTGAGAACAA CATTGATGGCAAATTTGACGTGGCGTACTATGCCAACGTGTTGATCTACGACAATGGTTGGATTTACTGGCTGCCTCCTGCTATCTATCGCAGCACATGCGCCATTGAGATCACCTACTTCCCGTTTGATTATCAAAACTGCACATTAGCATTCAG GTCCCAGACATACAGTGCCAATGAAGTGGATCTCACCTTGGCTTTTGGAGAAACGGGAGAGATTATTGAATGGGTGGACATTGATCCTCAGGCTTTCACAG AGAATGGTGAGTGGGCCATCGTCCATAGACCAGCCAGGAAGATGATCAACACTCGGTATTCCCCGGATGACCTGGAATATCAGGAGATCATGTTCAATCTGGTCATCCAAAGGAAACCCCTCTTCTACATCATCAATGTTATCCTGCCCTGTTCCCTAATCTCGTCGCTGGTCGTACTGGCCTACTTCCTGCCTGCACAAG CTGGAGGGCAGAAGCTGACCGTCTCCATCTCTGTTTTGCTGGCTCAGActgtcttcctctttcttattGCTCAGAAGATCCCGGAGACCTCTCTTTCCGTCCCTCTCATCGGAAA GTACCTGATCTTTGTCATGTGTGTCACTACTCTCATTGCTACCAATCAAATTGTAGTGCTGAACTTCTCACTGCGCAGCCCCAGCACTCACACTATGTCCCAAACCCTCAAATAT ctgttctTGAAAATGGTGCCTCGCTTCTTAGGCATGCCCCCGCTGGTGGATGATGGTGAGGTGACAGCAGAAGTAAACGGGGTGAGGGAGCGGCGGCGCAGCTCCTTCGGCCTCATGCAGAGAGCAGAGGAATATGTACTCAAGCAGCCTCGCAGTGAAATGATGTTTGACAAACAACGAGAGAGGCATGGCCTCACACGATCAATCG TGGACAGTATAGATGTCAGCAACACAGCTAACCTGTATAAGAGTTTGGCCCAAGCTGCACCTGAGATTAAGCAATGTGTGGATGCCTGCAACTTCATTGCTGACAGTACAAGACAACAAAATACCACTGGCTCC GAAATTGAAAGCTGGGTACTGATTGGGAAGATGGTTGACAAGGTGTGTTTCTGGGCTGCCATTTCTCTATTCATCATCGGCACAGTGTGGATCTTCCTAACAGGACACTTCAACCGTGCCCCAGAATTTCCATTTCCAGGAGAAAGTAAAAAATATGtgccaagttaa